From Glycine soja cultivar W05 chromosome 4, ASM419377v2, whole genome shotgun sequence, the proteins below share one genomic window:
- the LOC114408163 gene encoding omega-hydroxypalmitate O-feruloyl transferase-like, with protein MFSVMPSRPIPVKPGDSLYLSNLDDMIGARVFTPTVYFYQSDDTCFSEKPVTKTLQCALADVLVPYYPLSGRLRKTKNGKLEVFFGPDQGALIVEARSDIALAELGDLTAPNPDWEPLIFKFPDEEQYKVLEMPLVIAQVTLFRCGGFSLGLRLCHCICDGMGAMQFLGAWAATARTGTLVTDPEPCWDREIFRPRDPPEVKFPHMEFMTIEEGSNLTMTLWETKPVQKCYRIKREFQNHVKSLAQPYDAAGCTTFDAMAAHIWRSWVKALDVRPLDYQLRLTFSVNARQKLRNPPLREGFYGNVVCVACTTSTVSELVHGKLPETTLLVREARQSVSEEYLRSTVDLVEVDRPRQLEFGGKLTITQWTRFSIYKCADFGWGRPLYAGPIDLTPTPQVCVFLPEGEADCSGGSMIVCICLPESAAEKFTQDLLLNSVF; from the coding sequence ATGTTTTCGGTCATGCCGTCAAGGCCTATTCCTGTTAAACCAGGTGACAGTTTATACCTTTCCAACCTCGATGACATGATCGGAGCTCGTGTTTTTACGCCTACGGTGTACTTCTATCAATCCGATGACACATGCTTCTCAGAAAAACCTGTCACCAAAACACTGCAGTGTGCTCTCGCTGATGTTCTGGTGCCTTATTACCCTCTCTCAGGCAGGCTCAGAAAGACCAAGAATGGTAAACTGGAAGTGTTTTTCGGACCAGATCAAGGAGCACTCATCGTCGAGGCGCGGTCTGATATCGCCTTGGCCGAATTAGGAGACCTCACAGCTCCAAACCCGGATTGGGAGCCTTTGATCTTCAAGTTTCCCGATGAAGAACAATACAAAGTCCTCGAAATGCCACTGGTCATTGCTCAGGTTACCCTTTTCCGCTGCGGTGGCTTTAGCCTCGGTTTGAGGCTGTGCCATTGCATCTGTGATGGCATGGGAGCTATGCAGTTCCTAGGTGCGTGGGCTGCCACAGCAAGAACAGGAACACTAGTAACAGATCCTGAGCCCTGTTGGGATAGGGAAATTTTTAGGCCTCGTGACCCTCCTGAGGTGAAATTTCCCCACATGGAGTTTATGACAATTGAAGAGGGATCCAACCTGACAATGACACTATGGGAAACCAAGCCTGTTCAGAAGTGTTACAGGATCAAGCGTGAGTTCCAGAACCACGTAAAATCTCTTGCTCAGCCATATGATGCTGCAGGCTGCACCACTTTTGATGCTATGGCAGCACATATTTGGAGATCTTGGGTGAAAGCTCTTGATGTAAGACCACTAGATTACCAACTTAGGCTAACATTTTCGGTCAATGCTCGGCAGAAGCTTCGGAATCCTCCACTGAGAGAAGGGTTTTATGGCAATGTGGTGTGTGTTGCTTGCACAACAAGCACTGTCTCAGAGCTTGTTCATGGAAAGCTCCCAGAGACTACCCTTTTGGTGCGCGAGGCGAGACAGAGTGTCTCGGAGGAGTATTTGAGATCCACAGTGGATTTGGTTGAAGTGGATAGGCCAAGGCAGCTTGAGTTTGGTGGGAAACTAACCATAACTCAATGGACTAGGTTCTCAATTTATAAGTGTGCAGATTTTGGGTGGGGTAGACCACTTTATGCTGGTCCTATAGATTTAACACCAACACCTCAGGTTTGTGTGTTTCTACCAGAAGGGGAAGCTGATTGTAGTGGTGGTTCTATGATTGTGTGCATATGCTTGCCTGAGTCTGCTGCAGAGAAGTTCACacaagacttgttgctcaatTCGGTTTTTTGA